In Novosphingobium resinovorum, the following are encoded in one genomic region:
- a CDS encoding nitrate reductase, translating to MREAVRTTCAYCGVGCGISATPTGAREVTIRGDEAHPANAGRLCSKGTHLGETVGLSGRLLHPMIGDKRVRWDKALDLVAKRFRDTIARHGPDSVAFYVSGQLLTEDYYVANKLMKGFIGSANIDTNSRLCMSSAVAGHTRAFGEDVVPAGYEDLDKADLVVLVGSNTAWCHPIVYQRIQAARAERGTKLIVIDPRRTETCEGADLHLPLRPGSDVALMNGLLAWLAEQGMVDKAFMAAHVDAPEGFWEHLATGHDVWTTAQTCDLDPALLLQFYEMFAANPRTVTMFSQGINQSIRGTDQVNAIINLHLATGRIGQPGAAPFSITGQPNAMGGREVGGLASTLAAHMDFAAENVARVGRFWAAPTMATKPGLKAVDLFRAIGEGRIKALWVMATNPAVSLPDAGNVRAALEKCPFVVVSDVIANTDTTAYAHVRLPAAAWGEKDGTVTNSERTISRQRPFMALPGEAKPDWWIVKEVGRRMGWGSAFAYDTPADIWREHARLTGYQNDGARVLNLAAHAAIGNLAYDAMEPFRWGGTPFADGRFPTPSGRARMVKVGQMDLQAPLADWPLTLNTGRYRDQWHTMTRTGLAPKLARHREEPLVEVHPADALALDLTDGDLARVSTPQGNSTFRVQLSDGQRPGEIFTPIHWTDQISTGGRTGLLPRPLVDPHSGQPGFKSTPAALAKVETEWKGFLILRGDEPARVPCLWATRVAVPGGALYEIAGNGDAARIEACLPKGERIEAIDHTRGSRRIAVIVEGRLAGVLFVTRTGLLPSRDWLIGQLAAGDVGATVLAARGPGSQPDKGATVCVCFDIGLNQIVAAIREQALVDVPAIGRALGAGTNCGSCRPALAKILAQTNTAQANEEVLDAAE from the coding sequence ATGCGCGAGGCGGTCCGCACGACCTGCGCCTATTGCGGCGTCGGCTGCGGCATCTCGGCCACCCCCACGGGTGCGCGCGAGGTGACGATCCGGGGGGACGAGGCACACCCGGCGAATGCGGGGCGCCTCTGCTCCAAGGGTACGCATCTGGGCGAGACGGTCGGGCTGAGCGGCCGCCTTCTCCACCCGATGATCGGCGACAAGCGCGTACGCTGGGACAAGGCGCTGGACCTCGTCGCCAAGCGCTTTCGCGACACCATCGCCCGCCATGGCCCGGACAGCGTGGCGTTCTATGTTTCCGGCCAGCTGCTGACCGAGGACTATTACGTCGCCAACAAGCTGATGAAGGGCTTCATCGGTTCGGCCAACATCGACACCAATTCGCGCCTGTGCATGTCGAGCGCGGTCGCCGGCCACACCCGCGCCTTCGGCGAGGACGTGGTGCCCGCCGGCTACGAGGATCTGGACAAGGCCGACCTCGTCGTGCTGGTCGGTTCGAACACGGCATGGTGCCATCCGATCGTCTACCAGCGCATCCAGGCGGCGCGTGCAGAGCGGGGCACGAAGCTGATCGTCATCGACCCGCGCCGCACAGAAACCTGCGAAGGCGCCGACCTGCACCTGCCGCTGCGCCCCGGCAGCGACGTGGCGCTGATGAACGGGCTGCTGGCATGGCTCGCCGAGCAGGGCATGGTCGACAAGGCGTTCATGGCTGCCCACGTCGATGCGCCCGAGGGTTTCTGGGAGCACCTTGCGACCGGCCATGACGTGTGGACCACGGCGCAGACCTGTGACCTCGATCCCGCGCTGCTGCTGCAGTTCTACGAGATGTTTGCCGCGAACCCGCGCACGGTCACGATGTTCAGCCAGGGGATCAACCAGTCGATCCGCGGCACCGACCAGGTCAACGCGATCATCAACCTGCATCTTGCGACGGGGCGGATCGGCCAGCCGGGCGCGGCGCCGTTCTCGATCACCGGGCAGCCCAATGCGATGGGCGGGCGCGAGGTCGGCGGGCTCGCCTCGACGCTGGCTGCGCACATGGACTTCGCGGCCGAGAACGTCGCGCGCGTCGGCCGCTTCTGGGCCGCGCCGACGATGGCGACGAAGCCGGGTCTCAAAGCAGTGGACCTGTTCCGCGCGATCGGCGAGGGGCGGATCAAGGCGCTGTGGGTCATGGCGACCAACCCCGCCGTCTCGCTGCCCGACGCGGGCAACGTGCGTGCGGCGCTGGAGAAATGCCCCTTCGTCGTCGTCTCCGACGTCATCGCGAACACGGACACCACCGCCTATGCCCATGTGCGCCTCCCCGCCGCCGCATGGGGGGAGAAGGACGGCACCGTCACCAATTCGGAGCGCACCATCAGCCGCCAGCGTCCGTTCATGGCGCTGCCCGGGGAGGCGAAGCCGGACTGGTGGATCGTCAAGGAAGTGGGCCGCCGGATGGGCTGGGGGAGCGCCTTCGCCTATGATACTCCCGCCGACATCTGGCGCGAACATGCGCGCCTCACGGGCTATCAGAATGATGGCGCGCGCGTCCTGAACCTCGCCGCCCACGCCGCGATCGGCAACCTTGCCTATGACGCGATGGAGCCGTTCCGCTGGGGTGGTACACCGTTCGCCGACGGTCGCTTCCCGACGCCGAGCGGACGCGCGCGGATGGTCAAGGTCGGACAGATGGACCTTCAGGCACCGCTCGCCGACTGGCCGTTGACGCTCAACACCGGGCGCTACCGCGACCAGTGGCACACGATGACGCGCACCGGCCTCGCCCCCAAGCTGGCGCGCCACCGCGAGGAGCCGCTGGTCGAGGTCCATCCCGCCGACGCCCTCGCGCTGGACCTCACGGACGGCGATCTCGCCCGCGTCTCGACCCCGCAGGGCAACAGCACCTTCCGCGTGCAGCTCAGCGACGGGCAACGCCCGGGCGAGATCTTCACGCCGATCCACTGGACCGACCAGATCTCCACCGGCGGCCGCACCGGCCTGCTGCCGCGCCCGCTGGTCGATCCGCACTCCGGCCAGCCCGGCTTCAAGTCCACCCCCGCCGCGCTCGCCAAAGTCGAGACCGAATGGAAGGGCTTCCTCATCCTGCGCGGCGATGAACCCGCCCGCGTGCCCTGCCTGTGGGCGACGCGCGTGGCGGTGCCCGGCGGCGCGCTCTACGAGATCGCGGGCAATGGCGATGCCGCGCGCATCGAAGCCTGCCTGCCCAAAGGCGAGCGCATCGAGGCCATCGACCATACCCGAGGCTCGCGCCGCATCGCGGTGATCGTCGAGGGGCGTCTGGCGGGCGTGCTGTTCGTCACCCGCACCGGCCTGCTGCCTTCGCGCGACTGGCTGATCGGGCAACTCGCGGCGGGCGACGTGGGCGCCACCGTGCTCGCCGCGCGCGGCCCCGGCAGCCAGCCGGACAAGGGCGCGACCGTCTGCGTCTGCTTCGACATCGGCCTCAACCAGATCGTCGCCGCCATCCGCGAGCAGGCGCTGGTGGACGTTCCCGCCATCGGCAGGGCGCTGGGCGCGGGCACCAACTGCGGGTCGTGCCGCCCTGCCCTCGCCAAAATTCTTGCACAGACCAATACGGCACAGGCCAACGAGGAGGTTCTCGATGCAGCCGAATGA
- the nirD gene encoding nitrite reductase small subunit NirD, producing MTDWIDIGTLSDIPQRGARTVRFEGEPEIAVFRTGDDKVFALVNECPHKKGPLSQGIVHGHAVACPLHNWNIALASGEAQGADSGCTPTIAVREENGRILLARPEVMRDAA from the coding sequence ATGACCGACTGGATCGATATCGGAACCCTGAGCGACATCCCCCAGCGCGGCGCGCGCACCGTGCGGTTCGAGGGGGAGCCGGAGATCGCCGTCTTCCGCACCGGCGACGACAAGGTCTTCGCGCTCGTCAACGAATGCCCGCACAAGAAGGGGCCGCTCAGCCAGGGCATCGTCCATGGCCACGCGGTCGCCTGTCCGCTGCACAACTGGAACATCGCGCTGGCGAGCGGCGAGGCGCAAGGGGCGGACAGCGGCTGCACCCCGACCATTGCCGTGCGTGAGGAGAACGGTCGCATCCTGCTGGCGCGTCCCGAAGTGATGAGGGACGCGGCCTGA
- a CDS encoding molybdopterin molybdotransferase MoeA yields the protein MATAPELPCHAAATFDDAQAIVRQSCAPLGVEWVPLAKAGRRTLAGDAIAQIDSPRRDSAAMDGFAVRSEDFAGDFTRFVLQGESVAGGSQPLPLRPGAAMRISTGAPIPLGADRVVMREHARLDGKEVILPRTSGKPHVRPRASDFAKGTALLPAGSRIGPRAMVVAAAADIAKLPVWRQPRLRVMVNGDELVVPGNAAPDVDTIPDSLSEALLLMARQWGAKPLGTLRSMDRVEDLRAAAMAAMDGTDLIVVAGGASHGHRDLARRALMPLGLRMAFAGVAMKPGKPLWYGRIGRTHVLGLPGNPTAALTTARLFLAPMICALSGAGFDQALQWSEHRLLHDAPGRSDRDQFLCAAGDNAGDGVAIIERQEASAQMLLARADLLVERRAHAVPAVAGSRVRCLRF from the coding sequence ATGGCCACCGCTCCCGAACTGCCCTGCCACGCTGCCGCAACCTTCGATGACGCGCAGGCGATAGTCCGGCAAAGCTGCGCGCCGCTGGGGGTCGAATGGGTCCCGCTGGCGAAGGCCGGTCGCCGGACGCTGGCCGGTGATGCCATCGCGCAGATCGATTCACCAAGGCGGGACAGCGCGGCAATGGACGGTTTCGCCGTCCGGTCCGAGGACTTTGCCGGGGATTTCACCCGCTTCGTGCTGCAGGGAGAGAGCGTGGCCGGGGGAAGCCAGCCGTTGCCATTGCGACCCGGAGCCGCGATGCGCATCTCGACCGGCGCACCGATACCCTTGGGAGCAGACCGGGTGGTGATGCGCGAACACGCCCGCCTCGACGGCAAAGAGGTGATCCTGCCGCGTACTTCGGGCAAGCCCCATGTCAGGCCGCGCGCATCCGATTTTGCGAAAGGTACGGCGCTGCTCCCGGCAGGCAGCCGGATCGGTCCCCGCGCCATGGTGGTCGCCGCCGCTGCCGATATTGCGAAGCTGCCCGTGTGGCGCCAACCCCGGCTTCGGGTGATGGTCAATGGAGACGAGCTTGTCGTTCCCGGCAATGCCGCACCCGACGTCGATACCATCCCCGACAGCCTGAGCGAAGCCCTGCTGCTGATGGCGCGTCAATGGGGTGCGAAACCGCTCGGCACCTTGCGATCGATGGACCGGGTCGAGGACCTGCGTGCGGCTGCGATGGCGGCGATGGACGGGACGGACCTTATCGTCGTCGCGGGCGGCGCCTCGCACGGCCACCGGGATCTGGCACGGAGGGCGCTGATGCCGCTGGGCCTGCGGATGGCCTTTGCCGGTGTGGCGATGAAGCCGGGCAAGCCGCTATGGTACGGCAGGATCGGCCGGACTCATGTGCTTGGCCTGCCAGGCAATCCGACCGCCGCGCTGACCACTGCCCGCCTCTTTCTGGCGCCCATGATCTGCGCGCTTTCCGGCGCGGGCTTCGATCAGGCTTTGCAGTGGAGCGAGCACCGGCTGCTCCACGATGCGCCGGGCAGAAGCGATCGCGATCAGTTCCTTTGCGCGGCAGGAGACAATGCGGGAGACGGCGTCGCCATCATCGAGCGGCAGGAAGCATCGGCCCAGATGCTGCTCGCCCGCGCCGACCTGCTGGTGGAACGGCGCGCGCATGCGGTGCCCGCGGTTGCGGGCTCCCGGGTGCGATGCCTCCGCTTCTGA
- a CDS encoding nitrate/nitrite transporter encodes MATAFFRPDEDNDVLAPAQKPAVGFWKAGHTPTLIAAFLYFDLAFMVWVLLGPLAPEISKTLGLTPAQKGLMVALPTLAGALLRVVNGLLVDRIGPKRSGAINQVIVITGLFFAWSMGVTSFGGTLALGVILGFAGASFAIALPLASRWYPAEHQGKAMGLAGMGNSGTVFAALFAPTLAKMFGWNAVLGLACIPLTVVLCIYLALAKDAPNQPAPRKLVDYAALLKQADAWWLMAFYAVTFGGFVGLAASLPIYFTDQFGLSTVVAGYCTAGCVFAGSLVRPMGGALADKIGGVKALMMVYAVAAIALVGVSQAPSLIAALGLFVVAMLALGTGNGSVFQLVPQRFQAEIGVMTGLVGMAGGVGGFYLASSLGLAKQFTGSFAPGFLIFAGLAVVALASVASVKGRWRATWKTGARI; translated from the coding sequence ATGGCAACCGCATTCTTCCGACCTGACGAAGACAATGACGTGCTTGCGCCCGCGCAGAAGCCCGCCGTCGGCTTCTGGAAGGCCGGCCACACGCCGACTCTGATCGCAGCTTTCCTCTATTTCGACCTCGCCTTCATGGTCTGGGTCCTGCTCGGCCCGCTGGCGCCGGAGATTTCGAAGACTCTCGGGCTCACGCCCGCGCAGAAGGGCCTGATGGTGGCGCTTCCCACGCTGGCGGGCGCTCTCCTGCGCGTCGTCAACGGGCTGCTGGTCGATCGCATCGGGCCGAAGCGCTCGGGCGCGATCAATCAGGTCATCGTCATCACCGGGCTGTTCTTCGCCTGGTCGATGGGCGTCACCAGCTTTGGCGGGACGCTGGCGCTGGGCGTGATCCTGGGCTTTGCGGGGGCGAGCTTCGCGATCGCGCTGCCGCTCGCCAGCCGCTGGTATCCGGCCGAGCATCAAGGCAAGGCGATGGGCCTTGCGGGCATGGGCAATTCGGGCACCGTCTTCGCCGCGCTCTTCGCGCCGACGCTGGCCAAGATGTTCGGCTGGAACGCGGTGCTGGGCCTTGCCTGCATCCCGCTGACCGTGGTGCTATGCATCTATCTCGCGCTGGCGAAGGACGCACCGAACCAGCCCGCGCCGCGCAAGCTGGTGGACTATGCGGCGCTGCTCAAGCAGGCGGACGCATGGTGGCTGATGGCCTTCTACGCGGTGACTTTCGGCGGTTTCGTGGGGCTTGCCGCGTCGCTGCCGATCTACTTCACCGACCAGTTCGGCCTCAGCACCGTCGTCGCCGGATATTGCACGGCGGGCTGCGTCTTCGCCGGATCGCTGGTCCGTCCGATGGGCGGCGCGCTGGCCGACAAGATCGGCGGTGTGAAGGCGCTGATGATGGTCTACGCGGTGGCTGCGATCGCGCTTGTCGGCGTGTCTCAGGCGCCTAGCCTGATCGCGGCGCTCGGGCTGTTCGTGGTGGCGATGCTGGCGCTCGGCACCGGCAACGGTTCGGTGTTCCAGCTGGTCCCGCAGCGCTTCCAGGCCGAGATCGGCGTGATGACCGGCCTCGTCGGCATGGCGGGCGGTGTCGGCGGGTTCTACCTCGCCAGCTCGCTCGGCCTGGCCAAGCAGTTCACTGGCAGCTTCGCGCCGGGCTTCCTGATCTTTGCCGGCCTTGCGGTCGTGGCTCTCGCCTCGGTGGCGAGCGTCAAGGGCCGCTGGCGCGCGACCTGGAAAACCGGCGCGCGCATCTGA
- the nirB gene encoding nitrite reductase large subunit NirB, whose translation MDFQDGIEPNSDYDDAPIVPSDDVREHLVVVGNGMAGCRAVEELLARDADRYRVTIFGAEPHVNYNRIMLSPVLAGEKTFDQIVINTREWYDENGIDLITADPVTAIDRAAKTVTSRSGRTVHYDRLLIATGSDPFIIPVPGKDLPGVISFRDMNDVDTMLAAAEAGKAQGGGSAVVIGGGLLGLEAAHGLTLRGMKVTVIHLMSTLMERQLDEAAGWLLKSALEGRGQSILTGADTAEIYGEGKVEGVRLKDGREIPASLVVMAVGIRPATALAREAGLDVGRGIKVDDHMVTSDPSVLAVGECVEHDGNVYGLVAPLWDMCRSLADGLTDRHTGYRGSVTSTKLKVAGLDVFSAGDFSGGEGCEDIVLRDAARGVYKRVVVKDDKVVGAVLYGDTADGGWYFDLLKKGEDVSEVRDLLIFGQAFASGGGALDPKAAVAALSDDAEICGCNGVSKGQVVGCIEAGACSLDAVRATCKASASCGQCTGLVESLLALTLGEEVEAGPKTLCKCTSFTHDDVRREIVAQDMRSIPEVMQKLHWATPDGCSSCRPALNYYLLCALPGEYVDDQQSRFVNERMHANIQKDGTYSVVPRMWGGLTNPRELRAIADVVEKYDAPMVKVTGGQRLDIFGIKKEDLPAVWADLNAAGMVSGHAYGKSLRTVKTCVGSEWCRFGTQDSTGLGVKTERMTWGSWMPHKFKIAVSGCPRNCAEATIKDFGIVCVDSGYELSVGGNGGIKVRATDFLCKVATEEEALEYCAAFIQVYREEARYLERTAPWIERVGVDYVKSRVVEDEAGRKALAARFLYSQSFSQDDPWAERASGDRADLHQHLQPLALEAAE comes from the coding sequence ATGGACTTTCAGGACGGGATCGAACCCAATTCCGACTATGACGACGCGCCGATCGTGCCGAGCGACGATGTGCGCGAGCATCTGGTCGTCGTCGGCAACGGCATGGCGGGCTGCCGCGCGGTCGAGGAACTGCTGGCGCGCGATGCGGACCGCTACCGCGTGACCATCTTCGGCGCCGAACCGCATGTGAACTACAACCGCATCATGCTTTCGCCGGTGCTGGCGGGTGAGAAGACCTTCGACCAGATCGTCATCAACACCCGCGAGTGGTACGACGAGAACGGCATCGACCTCATCACCGCCGATCCCGTCACCGCGATCGACCGCGCGGCGAAAACCGTGACTTCGCGCTCGGGCCGCACGGTGCATTACGACCGCCTGCTGATCGCGACCGGCTCCGATCCGTTCATCATTCCGGTGCCCGGCAAGGATCTGCCCGGCGTGATCTCGTTCCGCGACATGAACGACGTCGATACGATGCTGGCGGCTGCCGAGGCCGGAAAAGCGCAAGGTGGCGGCTCGGCCGTGGTCATCGGCGGCGGCCTGCTGGGGCTGGAGGCGGCGCATGGTCTGACCCTGCGCGGCATGAAGGTCACCGTCATCCACCTCATGTCCACGCTGATGGAGCGCCAGCTGGACGAGGCCGCGGGCTGGCTGCTCAAGTCCGCGCTGGAAGGTCGCGGCCAGTCCATCCTGACGGGCGCCGACACCGCCGAGATCTACGGCGAGGGCAAGGTCGAGGGCGTGCGCCTCAAGGACGGGCGCGAGATTCCGGCCAGCCTTGTCGTCATGGCCGTGGGCATCCGTCCCGCCACCGCGCTGGCGCGCGAGGCGGGGCTGGACGTCGGGCGCGGCATCAAGGTCGACGACCACATGGTCACCAGCGACCCCTCGGTGCTCGCGGTCGGCGAATGCGTGGAGCATGACGGCAACGTCTACGGCCTCGTCGCGCCGCTGTGGGACATGTGCCGCAGCCTCGCCGACGGGCTGACCGACCGGCACACCGGCTATCGCGGCTCGGTCACCTCGACCAAGCTGAAGGTCGCCGGGCTCGACGTGTTCTCCGCCGGCGACTTCTCGGGCGGCGAGGGATGCGAGGACATCGTGCTGCGCGATGCCGCGCGCGGGGTCTACAAGCGCGTCGTGGTGAAGGACGACAAGGTCGTCGGCGCCGTACTCTACGGCGATACGGCGGACGGCGGTTGGTACTTCGACCTGCTGAAGAAGGGCGAGGACGTTTCCGAAGTCCGCGACCTGCTGATCTTCGGCCAGGCCTTCGCCTCGGGAGGAGGCGCGCTGGACCCTAAGGCGGCCGTTGCGGCGCTCTCGGACGATGCCGAGATCTGCGGCTGCAACGGCGTCTCCAAGGGCCAGGTCGTCGGTTGCATCGAGGCGGGTGCCTGCAGCCTCGACGCCGTGCGCGCCACCTGCAAGGCTTCGGCCAGCTGCGGGCAGTGCACCGGCCTTGTCGAGAGCCTGCTGGCGCTGACGCTGGGCGAAGAGGTCGAGGCAGGGCCGAAGACCTTGTGCAAGTGCACCAGCTTCACGCACGACGACGTGCGCCGCGAGATCGTGGCGCAGGACATGCGCTCGATCCCCGAAGTGATGCAGAAGCTGCACTGGGCGACGCCGGATGGCTGTTCGTCCTGCCGCCCGGCGCTCAACTACTACCTGCTCTGCGCGCTGCCCGGCGAATACGTGGACGACCAGCAGAGCCGCTTCGTCAACGAGCGTATGCACGCCAACATCCAGAAGGACGGCACCTATTCGGTGGTCCCGCGCATGTGGGGCGGCCTCACCAACCCGCGCGAGTTGCGCGCGATCGCCGACGTGGTCGAGAAGTACGATGCGCCGATGGTGAAGGTGACCGGTGGCCAGCGCCTCGACATCTTCGGCATCAAGAAGGAGGATTTGCCCGCCGTCTGGGCCGATCTCAACGCCGCCGGGATGGTCTCGGGCCATGCCTACGGCAAGTCCCTGCGCACGGTGAAGACCTGCGTGGGTTCGGAATGGTGCCGCTTCGGCACGCAGGATTCGACCGGCCTCGGCGTCAAGACCGAGCGGATGACCTGGGGCAGCTGGATGCCGCACAAGTTCAAGATCGCGGTTTCCGGCTGCCCGCGCAACTGCGCCGAGGCGACGATCAAGGACTTTGGAATCGTTTGCGTGGATTCCGGCTACGAACTGAGCGTGGGCGGCAACGGCGGCATCAAGGTGCGCGCCACCGACTTCCTGTGCAAGGTCGCGACCGAGGAGGAAGCGCTCGAATATTGCGCCGCCTTCATCCAGGTCTACCGCGAGGAAGCGCGCTATCTGGAACGCACCGCACCGTGGATCGAGCGCGTCGGCGTCGACTACGTGAAGTCCCGCGTGGTCGAGGACGAGGCGGGCCGCAAGGCGCTCGCCGCGCGGTTCCTCTATTCGCAGAGCTTCAGCCAGGACGATCCGTGGGCCGAACGCGCCTCGGGCGATCGCGCCGACCTGCACCAGCACCTCCAACCTCTTGCTCTCGAAGCAGCGGAGTGA
- a CDS encoding efflux transporter outer membrane subunit gives MTGLARRLRFGLTLLAASSLAGCNLAPAYHPPTMPVPDHFAPLPGWSEAAPADAAPRGAWWEAFGDPALNAFEARLTADNPDLQAAVARYDQASAYARQARGALLPSASLQGSATRNRQSADKPLRGSGQPDVYSADQANGVVGYELDLWGKLRNQLTSRKAMAQASDADRAAAQLSLQAQLADSYFQLRGLDAQTRLLDDTVALYRKSRDLTAILYRGKLAAQMDVSRAEAQLGTAQAALTEVHSRRALLVNAIAVLVGTMPSDFAVTPADLPPALPAVPEGVPSELLQRRPDIASAERAMASANAGIGVARAAFYPSISFNALGGFQSAGSDPFKASDILWSLGPSINLPIFQGGRLKADLDAAHARFREMSAQYRGTVLRAFREVEDNRVLLSDLAKERGFNDTTVAAATQTSNAASDLYRAGTTSYLDVVTAQTSLFQAQQAALDVRTRHFVAAVDLVRALGGGW, from the coding sequence ATGACCGGCCTTGCCCGCAGGCTGCGCTTCGGCCTTACCCTCCTCGCCGCGTCATCGCTGGCGGGCTGCAACCTGGCACCGGCATATCACCCCCCCACCATGCCGGTGCCGGACCATTTCGCCCCGCTGCCTGGATGGAGCGAGGCGGCGCCCGCCGATGCCGCGCCGCGCGGGGCATGGTGGGAGGCATTCGGCGATCCTGCGCTCAATGCCTTCGAGGCCCGCCTGACCGCCGACAATCCCGACCTGCAGGCCGCCGTCGCCCGCTACGACCAGGCCAGCGCCTATGCCCGGCAGGCACGCGGCGCGCTCCTCCCTTCGGCAAGCCTGCAGGGCAGCGCCACCCGCAACCGGCAGTCGGCGGACAAGCCCCTGCGCGGCTCGGGACAGCCCGACGTCTACAGCGCCGACCAGGCCAACGGCGTGGTGGGCTACGAACTGGACTTGTGGGGCAAGCTGCGCAACCAGCTCACCAGCCGCAAGGCGATGGCGCAGGCCAGCGACGCGGATCGCGCGGCGGCGCAGCTGAGCCTGCAGGCCCAGCTTGCCGACAGCTATTTCCAGCTGCGCGGTCTCGATGCCCAGACCCGGCTGCTCGACGATACGGTAGCGCTCTATCGCAAGAGCCGCGACCTGACCGCCATTCTCTATCGCGGCAAGCTGGCGGCGCAGATGGACGTGTCGCGGGCGGAAGCGCAGCTGGGCACCGCGCAGGCCGCGCTGACCGAGGTGCACAGTCGCCGCGCGCTGCTGGTGAATGCGATCGCCGTCCTTGTCGGCACCATGCCGAGCGATTTCGCAGTTACCCCGGCCGATCTTCCGCCGGCACTGCCCGCCGTTCCGGAAGGGGTGCCCTCGGAACTGCTGCAACGCCGCCCCGACATCGCCTCGGCCGAACGAGCGATGGCCTCGGCCAATGCCGGGATCGGCGTCGCGCGCGCGGCGTTCTACCCCTCTATCAGCTTCAACGCGCTGGGCGGGTTCCAGAGCGCAGGCAGCGATCCCTTCAAGGCCAGCGACATCCTCTGGTCGCTGGGGCCGTCCATCAACCTGCCCATCTTCCAGGGCGGCCGCCTGAAGGCTGACCTGGATGCGGCGCATGCGCGCTTTCGCGAAATGTCCGCGCAGTATCGCGGAACGGTGCTCCGCGCCTTTCGCGAGGTAGAGGACAATCGCGTGCTGCTGTCCGATCTTGCGAAGGAGCGCGGGTTCAACGACACGACCGTTGCCGCCGCGACGCAGACGTCGAATGCGGCGAGCGATCTCTATCGTGCAGGAACCACGAGTTATCTGGACGTGGTCACCGCCCAGACTTCCCTGTTTCAGGCGCAGCAGGCCGCCCTCGACGTGCGGACACGCCATTTCGTCGCCGCGGTGGACCTTGTCCGCGCATTAGGCGGTGGATGGTAG
- the cobA gene encoding uroporphyrinogen-III C-methyltransferase, giving the protein MQPNELIAPGEVWLVGAGPGDPDLLTRKAEKLIAAADVVFHDALVGPGVLDLIPARTDRVSVGKRSGRHSRDQQSIDEMLVAAALAGKRVVRLKGGDPAMFARATEEMTALRKVGVRVRICPGITAASAVAASAGLSLSLRGIARRVQFVTAHSRNGQALDLDWPALADPACTLAVYMGREAAPELSMALIAAGLPGSTPALITCDASLPQEQQLRTRLDLLPLVAQAFAEDRPTLILIGEAVAQADGTVPVGSAVAMPLRIAVGE; this is encoded by the coding sequence ATGCAGCCGAATGAACTGATCGCCCCCGGTGAAGTCTGGCTGGTCGGCGCCGGGCCGGGCGACCCGGATCTATTGACCCGCAAGGCGGAAAAGCTGATCGCGGCGGCCGACGTCGTTTTCCACGACGCGCTCGTCGGCCCCGGCGTGCTCGATCTCATCCCTGCCCGCACGGACCGCGTCAGCGTGGGCAAGCGCTCGGGCCGCCACTCCCGCGATCAGCAGAGCATCGATGAGATGCTCGTCGCAGCCGCGCTTGCCGGTAAGCGCGTGGTGCGGCTCAAGGGCGGCGACCCGGCCATGTTCGCCCGTGCGACCGAAGAGATGACAGCCTTGCGCAAGGTCGGCGTGCGGGTGCGCATCTGTCCGGGCATCACCGCCGCCAGCGCCGTTGCGGCATCGGCCGGGCTGTCGCTGTCCCTACGCGGCATCGCCCGTCGGGTGCAGTTCGTCACGGCCCATAGCCGCAACGGGCAGGCACTCGATCTGGACTGGCCGGCGCTCGCCGATCCCGCCTGCACGCTGGCCGTCTACATGGGCCGGGAAGCGGCACCGGAACTGAGCATGGCGCTCATCGCCGCCGGTCTGCCGGGCTCCACGCCTGCCCTGATCACCTGCGACGCGTCGCTGCCGCAGGAGCAGCAATTGCGCACCCGGCTGGACCTGCTGCCGCTGGTGGCCCAGGCCTTTGCCGAGGACCGCCCCACTCTGATCCTGATCGGAGAGGCCGTCGCGCAGGCCGACGGCACGGTGCCCGTCGGTTCGGCGGTGGCAATGCCCCTGCGCATCGCGGTAGGGGAGTAG